The following are encoded together in the Coregonus clupeaformis isolate EN_2021a chromosome 24, ASM2061545v1, whole genome shotgun sequence genome:
- the zgc:113363 gene encoding myoD family inhibitor isoform X2, which yields MELLPQGRTGETVISQDTVKGQEVAKCPLDLPEYQTTQPQPQPHPPPNVITQQPLFNGTAGEHTELPGPSVRSDRADDEDSDDSMTDLSTTDDVSHLLPNRVPTNPYQLQKVEPPTGVPLSSSPKTSPKTLTNGASPSPVCTPPSASNNQRGWSPPQPPQPPACNRHHGHPDKKQHLPSTTKSQNSLKADATQIKEIAGDDCCVHCVLACLFCEVLSLCSVVAQCLACGEGCEVMCCCGEGAAGGLACGEDACSALLDCGILEDCCESSDCLEICLECCSICFPV from the exons ATGGAGCTGCTACCGcaggggagaacaggagagacaGTCATCAGCCAGGACACGGTCAAGGGACAGGAGGTGGCCAAGTGTCCCCTGGACCTCCCAGAGTACCAGACCacccagccacagccacagccacatcCACCACCCAATGTTATTACCCAACAGCCACTGTTTAACGGGACAGCTGGGGAACACACAG AGCTCCCAGGGCCCTCTGTAAGGTCTGACAGAGCTGATGATGAAGATAGCGATGACTCTATGACAGATCTCAGCACAACTGACGACGTGTCACACCTCCTACCAAACAGGGTACCAACAAACCCATACCAACTACAGAAAG TAGAGCCTCCCACCGGGGTCCCTCTGTCGTCCAGTCCGAAAACGTCCCCCAAAACCCTGACCAACGGagcctctccctcccctgtctgtaCCCCTCCGTCTGCCTCTAATAACCAGAGAGGATGGAGCCCTCCTCAGCCTCCTCAACCCCCTGCCTGTAACAGGCACCATGGACACCCTGATAAAAAACAACACCTACCATCCACCACCAAGAGCCAGAACTCATTGAAAGCTGACGCCACCCAGATAAAGGAAATAGCTGGAGATG ACTGCTGTGTACACTGTGTCCTGGCCTGTCTGTTCTGTGAGGTGCTGTCCCTGTGTTCGGTGGTGGCCCAGTGTCTGGCCTGTGGAGAGGGCTGTGAGGTGATGTGCTGCTGTGGAGAGGGGGCTGCCGGCGGCTTGGCCTGCGGGGAGGACGCCTGCTCTGCCCTGTTGGATTgtgggatactggaggactgctGCGAATCTTCAGACTGTCTGGAGATCTGTCTGGAGTGTTGTTCTATCTGCTTCCCTgtgtag
- the zgc:113363 gene encoding myoD family inhibitor isoform X1, whose translation MELLPQGRTGETVISQDTVKGQEVAKCPLDLPEYQTTQPQPQPHPPPNVITQQPLFNGTAGEHTAELPGPSVRSDRADDEDSDDSMTDLSTTDDVSHLLPNRVPTNPYQLQKVEPPTGVPLSSSPKTSPKTLTNGASPSPVCTPPSASNNQRGWSPPQPPQPPACNRHHGHPDKKQHLPSTTKSQNSLKADATQIKEIAGDDCCVHCVLACLFCEVLSLCSVVAQCLACGEGCEVMCCCGEGAAGGLACGEDACSALLDCGILEDCCESSDCLEICLECCSICFPV comes from the exons ATGGAGCTGCTACCGcaggggagaacaggagagacaGTCATCAGCCAGGACACGGTCAAGGGACAGGAGGTGGCCAAGTGTCCCCTGGACCTCCCAGAGTACCAGACCacccagccacagccacagccacatcCACCACCCAATGTTATTACCCAACAGCCACTGTTTAACGGGACAGCTGGGGAACACACAG CAGAGCTCCCAGGGCCCTCTGTAAGGTCTGACAGAGCTGATGATGAAGATAGCGATGACTCTATGACAGATCTCAGCACAACTGACGACGTGTCACACCTCCTACCAAACAGGGTACCAACAAACCCATACCAACTACAGAAAG TAGAGCCTCCCACCGGGGTCCCTCTGTCGTCCAGTCCGAAAACGTCCCCCAAAACCCTGACCAACGGagcctctccctcccctgtctgtaCCCCTCCGTCTGCCTCTAATAACCAGAGAGGATGGAGCCCTCCTCAGCCTCCTCAACCCCCTGCCTGTAACAGGCACCATGGACACCCTGATAAAAAACAACACCTACCATCCACCACCAAGAGCCAGAACTCATTGAAAGCTGACGCCACCCAGATAAAGGAAATAGCTGGAGATG ACTGCTGTGTACACTGTGTCCTGGCCTGTCTGTTCTGTGAGGTGCTGTCCCTGTGTTCGGTGGTGGCCCAGTGTCTGGCCTGTGGAGAGGGCTGTGAGGTGATGTGCTGCTGTGGAGAGGGGGCTGCCGGCGGCTTGGCCTGCGGGGAGGACGCCTGCTCTGCCCTGTTGGATTgtgggatactggaggactgctGCGAATCTTCAGACTGTCTGGAGATCTGTCTGGAGTGTTGTTCTATCTGCTTCCCTgtgtag